From the Procambarus clarkii isolate CNS0578487 chromosome 70, FALCON_Pclarkii_2.0, whole genome shotgun sequence genome, one window contains:
- the LOC123775342 gene encoding DNA cross-link repair 1A protein isoform X1: MPRSQLNCSMISDDDDDIFCYTPLQRIRTQISSTQTLIKKEIKPSRLSLSQRDNTVKRFKSPLKKSLTNVKPRKSQLNFESDNKSSKLNSKNNSDIAKKSFLNGSSRFQASSASRAAPVSHKRKSAESALTENLNARSEQEKLAADVCPICMMPWKDYSDTGKSRDFHTDECLEIDWSHKTECKDGIDCCAIIESHFWNFTHHTMAEMRSEYQRTLAHNLSTNLREEEQEKQHKKTKKNPKSPSDDSGYEDLAVAGSSGLGKLTNYSKEKQQKPCSFSSQSDSTELNNSIPLFNLDSDDACDEFTSTFLAEKLSVKEPLSDVKITTNLNKLEQAGKKFSKHTTPSKILNKNDSAGNLANEEIPDLDVDSVMKSKCCDNEDNMKSAIFSEVASQGTRSPISDDDDDCDTEVFDENPTSEPFGEDCRGEENVVDSVKYNDVTEGPVVTSADTSSLPSISLLQDCHVGINVGRNDTPELEQNLNIDQNELQRITNGSNSDKCEPCCSKTGVEKDGDDEFEVDDDIFVRLVDAAVEKYLNNNKDERPHLKTSVKEQRCTKSSNKCPGKPSCQPCIHLHFHLNKIPEKSSKKVGQSSILNYFQPVKESQDSCKQTANKCASHCGSTCKKCKQTCGKSGAEGWKDLMSQMQRKIVKLPSVTDSSESTQRDEDKKPTWQQRKCPFYKYIPDTSFVVDAFFYGYLDGVSAYFLTHFHYDHYRGLKKSFSRPIYCSEITARLVKLRIGVSDQYIHPLPMEKPMVVCGIEVTLLEANHCPGAVMFLFKLRTGATVLHVGDFRANQKMESYPSLWNCSIDTLYLDTTYCKPLYDFPNQDDVIEKCVSIATCHIKNNSKTLIFVGAYSIGKERVFKAIATALDCRIWASNDRIKTLSCIQDEELQARLTSDKLCAQVHVVPMSDLKPKKLMDYIEMMKPRYTVGVAIRPTGWEHSSGDLLNNLSSKQFGNIYIYGIPYSEHSSYKELKRFVQFIQPKKIIPTVNIGNPSTRNMMEKEFSKWLSMPRTKSIDQLWKKK, translated from the exons GACCCAGATTTCCTCCACACAGACCTTGATAAAAAAAGAAATAAAACCAAGTCGGCTCTCTTTATCTCAAAGAGATAATACTGTTAAACGGTTCAAAAGTCCATTGAAAAAAAGTTTAACTAATGTGAAACCTCGCAAAAGTCAATTAAATTTTGAATCAGATAACAAGAGCAGTAAATTGAATTCTAAAAATAATAGTGATATTGCTAAAAAGTCGTTTTTAAATGGATCATCGCGATTTCAAGCAAGCAGTGCATCTCGTGCAGCACCAGTCAGTCATAAGAGAAAGAGTGCTGAGAGTGCACTTACGGAAAATTTAAATGCGAGATCGGAGCAGGAAAAACTAGCTGCTGACGTCTGCCCCATATGTATGATGCCATGGAAGGACTACAGTGATACTGGAAAATCACGAGATTTTCACACTGACGAGTGTTTGGAAATTGACTGGTCCCATAAGACGG aatGTAAAGATGGAATTGACTGTTGCGCAATTATTGAAAGTCATTTTTGGAACTTTACACACCACACTATGGCTGAAATGCGGTCTGAATATCAGCGCACTCTAGCACACAATCTCTCCACAAACCTCAGAGAGGAAGAACAGGAGAAGCAACATAAAAAAACTAAAAAGAATCCCAAGTCCCCCAGTGATGACTCAGGCTATGAAGACCTGGCAGTGGCTGGTTCCTCAGGATTAGGGAAGTTGACTAATTATTCAAAAGAAAAACAACAAAAACCTTGTAGTTTTTCTTCACAAAGTGACAGTACTGAATTGAATAATAGTATACCACTGTTTAACCTTGACTCCGATGATGCTTGTGATGAGTTTACTTcaacttttcttgcagagaaattgtctgTAAAGGAGCCGTTATCTGATGTAAAGATTACAACAAATTTGAATAAACTTGAGCAAGCTGGTAAAAAATTCAGTAAACACACTACTCCAAGTAAAATTTTGAACAAAAATGATTCTGCAGGTAATTTGGCTAATGAAGAAATTCCAGATCTTGATGTGGATTCTGTCATGAAGTCTAAATGTTGTGATAATGAAGATAATATGAAGTCAGCTATATTTAGTGAAGTTGCCAGTCAAGGTACAAGGTCTCCTATctcagatgatgatgatgactgtGATACAGAGGTCTTTGACGAAAACCCAACAAGTGAACCCTTTGGGGAAGATTGTAGAGGAGAGGAAAATGTGGTTGATTCTGTTAAATATAATGATGTAACAGAAGGTCCTGTTGTAACTTCTGCTGACACCTCAAGCCTTCCATCTATATCTCTACTTCAAGATTGCCACGTTGGTATTAATGTAGGCAGGAATGACACTCCTGAATTAGAACAAAACTTAAATATTGATCAAAATGAATTGCAGAGAATCACTAATGGCTCAAATTCAGACAAATGTGAACCTTGTTGTTCAAAGACGGGAGTTGAGAAAGATGGTGATGATGAATTTGAAGTTGACGACGACATTTTTGTAAGACTGGTAGATGCAGCAGTGGAGAAGTACCTTAATAATAATAAGGACGAGAGACCACATTTGAAGACTTCAGTCAAGGAGCAGCGGTGTACTAAGTCAAGTAACAAGTGTCCTGGCAAGCCTTCGTGTCAGCCTTGTATCCATCTTCATTTTCATCTCAATAAAATTCCGGAAAAGTCATCTAAAAAAG TGGGACAATCTAGTATCCTGAACTATTTTCAGCCTGTTAAAGAAAGTCAAGATTCTTGCAAGCAGACCGCCAACAAATGTGCATCACACTGTGGATCGA CATGCAAGAAGTGTAAACAAACCTGTGGAAAGTCGGGTGCAGAAGGCTGGAAAGATCTTATGTCACAGATGCAAAGAAAAATAGTTAAGCTTCCCAGTGTAACTGATAGCTCTGAATCCACACAA AGAGACGAGGATAAGAAACCAACATGGCAACAAAGAAAATGTCCTTTCTATAAATACATTCCAG ATACAAGTTTTGTTGTGGATGCCTTTTTTTATGGTTACCTTGATGGTGTGAGTGCTTACTTCCTTACACATTTCCACTATGATCATTATAGAGGCCTCAAGAAGAGTTTTAGTCGTCCCATATATTGCAGTGAAATTACAG CCCGGCTAGTGAAATTGAGGATTGGTGTATCTGATCAGTACATACACCCTTTGCCTATGGAGAAGccgatggtggtgtgtggcattgaGGTGACACTGCTTGAAGCCAACCA CTGTCCTGGAGCGGTGATGTTTCTATTCAAACTGAGAACTGGCGCTACAGTTCTTCATGTTGGTGACTTCCGTGCTAACCAAAAGATGGAATCATACCCTTCACTGTGGAACTGTTCTATTGATACATTATACTTGGATACTAC GTACTGTAAACCACTCTACGATTTCCCTAATCAAGACGATGTGATTGAGAAGTGTGTTTCTATTGCTACTTGCCACATTAAGAACAACTCAAAAACACTTATTTTTGTGGGAGCATATTCAATAG GAAAAGAGCGAGTCTTTAAAGCCATAGCAACAGCTTTGGATTGCCGTATTTGGGCAAGTAATGATAGGATAAAGACACTGAGCTGCATCCAGGATGAAGAGTTACAAGCCAGGCTTACCTCTGACAAGCTCTGTGCTCAAGTTCATGTTGTGCCTATGAGTGACTTGAAACCAAAG AAACTGATGGATTACATAGAGATGATGAAGCCCCGTTACACCGTAGGTGTAGCAATCCGTCCTACTGGCTGGGAACACTCAAGTGGTGATTTGCTCAACAACCTTTCTTCAAAGCAGTTtggtaatatttatatatatg GGATTCCATACTCTGAGCACTCAAGTTACAAAGAACTGAAACGCTTTGTACAGTTTATTCAGCCTAAAAAGATCATCCCTACAGTTAACATTGGGAATCCCAGTACCAGAAATATGATGGAGAAAGAATTCAGCAAGTGGTTGAGTATGCCTCGCACCAAGAGTATTGACCAACTGTGGAAGAAAAAGTGA
- the LOC123775342 gene encoding DNA cross-link repair 1A protein isoform X2 codes for MISDDDDDIFCYTPLQRIRTQISSTQTLIKKEIKPSRLSLSQRDNTVKRFKSPLKKSLTNVKPRKSQLNFESDNKSSKLNSKNNSDIAKKSFLNGSSRFQASSASRAAPVSHKRKSAESALTENLNARSEQEKLAADVCPICMMPWKDYSDTGKSRDFHTDECLEIDWSHKTECKDGIDCCAIIESHFWNFTHHTMAEMRSEYQRTLAHNLSTNLREEEQEKQHKKTKKNPKSPSDDSGYEDLAVAGSSGLGKLTNYSKEKQQKPCSFSSQSDSTELNNSIPLFNLDSDDACDEFTSTFLAEKLSVKEPLSDVKITTNLNKLEQAGKKFSKHTTPSKILNKNDSAGNLANEEIPDLDVDSVMKSKCCDNEDNMKSAIFSEVASQGTRSPISDDDDDCDTEVFDENPTSEPFGEDCRGEENVVDSVKYNDVTEGPVVTSADTSSLPSISLLQDCHVGINVGRNDTPELEQNLNIDQNELQRITNGSNSDKCEPCCSKTGVEKDGDDEFEVDDDIFVRLVDAAVEKYLNNNKDERPHLKTSVKEQRCTKSSNKCPGKPSCQPCIHLHFHLNKIPEKSSKKVGQSSILNYFQPVKESQDSCKQTANKCASHCGSTCKKCKQTCGKSGAEGWKDLMSQMQRKIVKLPSVTDSSESTQRDEDKKPTWQQRKCPFYKYIPDTSFVVDAFFYGYLDGVSAYFLTHFHYDHYRGLKKSFSRPIYCSEITARLVKLRIGVSDQYIHPLPMEKPMVVCGIEVTLLEANHCPGAVMFLFKLRTGATVLHVGDFRANQKMESYPSLWNCSIDTLYLDTTYCKPLYDFPNQDDVIEKCVSIATCHIKNNSKTLIFVGAYSIGKERVFKAIATALDCRIWASNDRIKTLSCIQDEELQARLTSDKLCAQVHVVPMSDLKPKKLMDYIEMMKPRYTVGVAIRPTGWEHSSGDLLNNLSSKQFGNIYIYGIPYSEHSSYKELKRFVQFIQPKKIIPTVNIGNPSTRNMMEKEFSKWLSMPRTKSIDQLWKKK; via the exons GACCCAGATTTCCTCCACACAGACCTTGATAAAAAAAGAAATAAAACCAAGTCGGCTCTCTTTATCTCAAAGAGATAATACTGTTAAACGGTTCAAAAGTCCATTGAAAAAAAGTTTAACTAATGTGAAACCTCGCAAAAGTCAATTAAATTTTGAATCAGATAACAAGAGCAGTAAATTGAATTCTAAAAATAATAGTGATATTGCTAAAAAGTCGTTTTTAAATGGATCATCGCGATTTCAAGCAAGCAGTGCATCTCGTGCAGCACCAGTCAGTCATAAGAGAAAGAGTGCTGAGAGTGCACTTACGGAAAATTTAAATGCGAGATCGGAGCAGGAAAAACTAGCTGCTGACGTCTGCCCCATATGTATGATGCCATGGAAGGACTACAGTGATACTGGAAAATCACGAGATTTTCACACTGACGAGTGTTTGGAAATTGACTGGTCCCATAAGACGG aatGTAAAGATGGAATTGACTGTTGCGCAATTATTGAAAGTCATTTTTGGAACTTTACACACCACACTATGGCTGAAATGCGGTCTGAATATCAGCGCACTCTAGCACACAATCTCTCCACAAACCTCAGAGAGGAAGAACAGGAGAAGCAACATAAAAAAACTAAAAAGAATCCCAAGTCCCCCAGTGATGACTCAGGCTATGAAGACCTGGCAGTGGCTGGTTCCTCAGGATTAGGGAAGTTGACTAATTATTCAAAAGAAAAACAACAAAAACCTTGTAGTTTTTCTTCACAAAGTGACAGTACTGAATTGAATAATAGTATACCACTGTTTAACCTTGACTCCGATGATGCTTGTGATGAGTTTACTTcaacttttcttgcagagaaattgtctgTAAAGGAGCCGTTATCTGATGTAAAGATTACAACAAATTTGAATAAACTTGAGCAAGCTGGTAAAAAATTCAGTAAACACACTACTCCAAGTAAAATTTTGAACAAAAATGATTCTGCAGGTAATTTGGCTAATGAAGAAATTCCAGATCTTGATGTGGATTCTGTCATGAAGTCTAAATGTTGTGATAATGAAGATAATATGAAGTCAGCTATATTTAGTGAAGTTGCCAGTCAAGGTACAAGGTCTCCTATctcagatgatgatgatgactgtGATACAGAGGTCTTTGACGAAAACCCAACAAGTGAACCCTTTGGGGAAGATTGTAGAGGAGAGGAAAATGTGGTTGATTCTGTTAAATATAATGATGTAACAGAAGGTCCTGTTGTAACTTCTGCTGACACCTCAAGCCTTCCATCTATATCTCTACTTCAAGATTGCCACGTTGGTATTAATGTAGGCAGGAATGACACTCCTGAATTAGAACAAAACTTAAATATTGATCAAAATGAATTGCAGAGAATCACTAATGGCTCAAATTCAGACAAATGTGAACCTTGTTGTTCAAAGACGGGAGTTGAGAAAGATGGTGATGATGAATTTGAAGTTGACGACGACATTTTTGTAAGACTGGTAGATGCAGCAGTGGAGAAGTACCTTAATAATAATAAGGACGAGAGACCACATTTGAAGACTTCAGTCAAGGAGCAGCGGTGTACTAAGTCAAGTAACAAGTGTCCTGGCAAGCCTTCGTGTCAGCCTTGTATCCATCTTCATTTTCATCTCAATAAAATTCCGGAAAAGTCATCTAAAAAAG TGGGACAATCTAGTATCCTGAACTATTTTCAGCCTGTTAAAGAAAGTCAAGATTCTTGCAAGCAGACCGCCAACAAATGTGCATCACACTGTGGATCGA CATGCAAGAAGTGTAAACAAACCTGTGGAAAGTCGGGTGCAGAAGGCTGGAAAGATCTTATGTCACAGATGCAAAGAAAAATAGTTAAGCTTCCCAGTGTAACTGATAGCTCTGAATCCACACAA AGAGACGAGGATAAGAAACCAACATGGCAACAAAGAAAATGTCCTTTCTATAAATACATTCCAG ATACAAGTTTTGTTGTGGATGCCTTTTTTTATGGTTACCTTGATGGTGTGAGTGCTTACTTCCTTACACATTTCCACTATGATCATTATAGAGGCCTCAAGAAGAGTTTTAGTCGTCCCATATATTGCAGTGAAATTACAG CCCGGCTAGTGAAATTGAGGATTGGTGTATCTGATCAGTACATACACCCTTTGCCTATGGAGAAGccgatggtggtgtgtggcattgaGGTGACACTGCTTGAAGCCAACCA CTGTCCTGGAGCGGTGATGTTTCTATTCAAACTGAGAACTGGCGCTACAGTTCTTCATGTTGGTGACTTCCGTGCTAACCAAAAGATGGAATCATACCCTTCACTGTGGAACTGTTCTATTGATACATTATACTTGGATACTAC GTACTGTAAACCACTCTACGATTTCCCTAATCAAGACGATGTGATTGAGAAGTGTGTTTCTATTGCTACTTGCCACATTAAGAACAACTCAAAAACACTTATTTTTGTGGGAGCATATTCAATAG GAAAAGAGCGAGTCTTTAAAGCCATAGCAACAGCTTTGGATTGCCGTATTTGGGCAAGTAATGATAGGATAAAGACACTGAGCTGCATCCAGGATGAAGAGTTACAAGCCAGGCTTACCTCTGACAAGCTCTGTGCTCAAGTTCATGTTGTGCCTATGAGTGACTTGAAACCAAAG AAACTGATGGATTACATAGAGATGATGAAGCCCCGTTACACCGTAGGTGTAGCAATCCGTCCTACTGGCTGGGAACACTCAAGTGGTGATTTGCTCAACAACCTTTCTTCAAAGCAGTTtggtaatatttatatatatg GGATTCCATACTCTGAGCACTCAAGTTACAAAGAACTGAAACGCTTTGTACAGTTTATTCAGCCTAAAAAGATCATCCCTACAGTTAACATTGGGAATCCCAGTACCAGAAATATGATGGAGAAAGAATTCAGCAAGTGGTTGAGTATGCCTCGCACCAAGAGTATTGACCAACTGTGGAAGAAAAAGTGA
- the LOC123775342 gene encoding DNA cross-link repair 1A protein isoform X3, whose product MTFSVTHHCRELECKDGIDCCAIIESHFWNFTHHTMAEMRSEYQRTLAHNLSTNLREEEQEKQHKKTKKNPKSPSDDSGYEDLAVAGSSGLGKLTNYSKEKQQKPCSFSSQSDSTELNNSIPLFNLDSDDACDEFTSTFLAEKLSVKEPLSDVKITTNLNKLEQAGKKFSKHTTPSKILNKNDSAGNLANEEIPDLDVDSVMKSKCCDNEDNMKSAIFSEVASQGTRSPISDDDDDCDTEVFDENPTSEPFGEDCRGEENVVDSVKYNDVTEGPVVTSADTSSLPSISLLQDCHVGINVGRNDTPELEQNLNIDQNELQRITNGSNSDKCEPCCSKTGVEKDGDDEFEVDDDIFVRLVDAAVEKYLNNNKDERPHLKTSVKEQRCTKSSNKCPGKPSCQPCIHLHFHLNKIPEKSSKKVGQSSILNYFQPVKESQDSCKQTANKCASHCGSTCKKCKQTCGKSGAEGWKDLMSQMQRKIVKLPSVTDSSESTQRDEDKKPTWQQRKCPFYKYIPDTSFVVDAFFYGYLDGVSAYFLTHFHYDHYRGLKKSFSRPIYCSEITARLVKLRIGVSDQYIHPLPMEKPMVVCGIEVTLLEANHCPGAVMFLFKLRTGATVLHVGDFRANQKMESYPSLWNCSIDTLYLDTTYCKPLYDFPNQDDVIEKCVSIATCHIKNNSKTLIFVGAYSIGKERVFKAIATALDCRIWASNDRIKTLSCIQDEELQARLTSDKLCAQVHVVPMSDLKPKKLMDYIEMMKPRYTVGVAIRPTGWEHSSGDLLNNLSSKQFGNIYIYGIPYSEHSSYKELKRFVQFIQPKKIIPTVNIGNPSTRNMMEKEFSKWLSMPRTKSIDQLWKKK is encoded by the exons aatGTAAAGATGGAATTGACTGTTGCGCAATTATTGAAAGTCATTTTTGGAACTTTACACACCACACTATGGCTGAAATGCGGTCTGAATATCAGCGCACTCTAGCACACAATCTCTCCACAAACCTCAGAGAGGAAGAACAGGAGAAGCAACATAAAAAAACTAAAAAGAATCCCAAGTCCCCCAGTGATGACTCAGGCTATGAAGACCTGGCAGTGGCTGGTTCCTCAGGATTAGGGAAGTTGACTAATTATTCAAAAGAAAAACAACAAAAACCTTGTAGTTTTTCTTCACAAAGTGACAGTACTGAATTGAATAATAGTATACCACTGTTTAACCTTGACTCCGATGATGCTTGTGATGAGTTTACTTcaacttttcttgcagagaaattgtctgTAAAGGAGCCGTTATCTGATGTAAAGATTACAACAAATTTGAATAAACTTGAGCAAGCTGGTAAAAAATTCAGTAAACACACTACTCCAAGTAAAATTTTGAACAAAAATGATTCTGCAGGTAATTTGGCTAATGAAGAAATTCCAGATCTTGATGTGGATTCTGTCATGAAGTCTAAATGTTGTGATAATGAAGATAATATGAAGTCAGCTATATTTAGTGAAGTTGCCAGTCAAGGTACAAGGTCTCCTATctcagatgatgatgatgactgtGATACAGAGGTCTTTGACGAAAACCCAACAAGTGAACCCTTTGGGGAAGATTGTAGAGGAGAGGAAAATGTGGTTGATTCTGTTAAATATAATGATGTAACAGAAGGTCCTGTTGTAACTTCTGCTGACACCTCAAGCCTTCCATCTATATCTCTACTTCAAGATTGCCACGTTGGTATTAATGTAGGCAGGAATGACACTCCTGAATTAGAACAAAACTTAAATATTGATCAAAATGAATTGCAGAGAATCACTAATGGCTCAAATTCAGACAAATGTGAACCTTGTTGTTCAAAGACGGGAGTTGAGAAAGATGGTGATGATGAATTTGAAGTTGACGACGACATTTTTGTAAGACTGGTAGATGCAGCAGTGGAGAAGTACCTTAATAATAATAAGGACGAGAGACCACATTTGAAGACTTCAGTCAAGGAGCAGCGGTGTACTAAGTCAAGTAACAAGTGTCCTGGCAAGCCTTCGTGTCAGCCTTGTATCCATCTTCATTTTCATCTCAATAAAATTCCGGAAAAGTCATCTAAAAAAG TGGGACAATCTAGTATCCTGAACTATTTTCAGCCTGTTAAAGAAAGTCAAGATTCTTGCAAGCAGACCGCCAACAAATGTGCATCACACTGTGGATCGA CATGCAAGAAGTGTAAACAAACCTGTGGAAAGTCGGGTGCAGAAGGCTGGAAAGATCTTATGTCACAGATGCAAAGAAAAATAGTTAAGCTTCCCAGTGTAACTGATAGCTCTGAATCCACACAA AGAGACGAGGATAAGAAACCAACATGGCAACAAAGAAAATGTCCTTTCTATAAATACATTCCAG ATACAAGTTTTGTTGTGGATGCCTTTTTTTATGGTTACCTTGATGGTGTGAGTGCTTACTTCCTTACACATTTCCACTATGATCATTATAGAGGCCTCAAGAAGAGTTTTAGTCGTCCCATATATTGCAGTGAAATTACAG CCCGGCTAGTGAAATTGAGGATTGGTGTATCTGATCAGTACATACACCCTTTGCCTATGGAGAAGccgatggtggtgtgtggcattgaGGTGACACTGCTTGAAGCCAACCA CTGTCCTGGAGCGGTGATGTTTCTATTCAAACTGAGAACTGGCGCTACAGTTCTTCATGTTGGTGACTTCCGTGCTAACCAAAAGATGGAATCATACCCTTCACTGTGGAACTGTTCTATTGATACATTATACTTGGATACTAC GTACTGTAAACCACTCTACGATTTCCCTAATCAAGACGATGTGATTGAGAAGTGTGTTTCTATTGCTACTTGCCACATTAAGAACAACTCAAAAACACTTATTTTTGTGGGAGCATATTCAATAG GAAAAGAGCGAGTCTTTAAAGCCATAGCAACAGCTTTGGATTGCCGTATTTGGGCAAGTAATGATAGGATAAAGACACTGAGCTGCATCCAGGATGAAGAGTTACAAGCCAGGCTTACCTCTGACAAGCTCTGTGCTCAAGTTCATGTTGTGCCTATGAGTGACTTGAAACCAAAG AAACTGATGGATTACATAGAGATGATGAAGCCCCGTTACACCGTAGGTGTAGCAATCCGTCCTACTGGCTGGGAACACTCAAGTGGTGATTTGCTCAACAACCTTTCTTCAAAGCAGTTtggtaatatttatatatatg GGATTCCATACTCTGAGCACTCAAGTTACAAAGAACTGAAACGCTTTGTACAGTTTATTCAGCCTAAAAAGATCATCCCTACAGTTAACATTGGGAATCCCAGTACCAGAAATATGATGGAGAAAGAATTCAGCAAGTGGTTGAGTATGCCTCGCACCAAGAGTATTGACCAACTGTGGAAGAAAAAGTGA